The Vitis riparia cultivar Riparia Gloire de Montpellier isolate 1030 chromosome 3, EGFV_Vit.rip_1.0, whole genome shotgun sequence genome includes a region encoding these proteins:
- the LOC117911534 gene encoding uncharacterized protein LOC117911534, with protein sequence MDDLFRRANKYSMLEDDVRAATQQILVAGQSSKGSTEGSTKPPDRPRPSDRRQEGPSHSEMPPLTPLSITYEKLLPMIQSMSDFRWPRPLGSDPSRRDRSKKCAYHKEHGHTTETCRSLQYLVEKLIKAGHLRQYLRSDARDGDASRGRDSGAPMAPAAPKAVINYISGCPSDEELNSKRKRQRMLREAMVRERINSIRPGITEGGPHPIDGTIIFPPVDPARILRSHRDALILSLGIDKFDVRRILIDPGSSADLAQASVISCMGHNLVDLENLGRVLSGFNGASTISLGDIVLPVQAGPVTLNVQFSIVQDLSPFNVILERTWLHCMKAIPSTYHQMVSFLTEDGQINLYGSQLAARQCYQIAREVGTSRENEPLPESTHALDQ encoded by the coding sequence ATGGACGACTTGTTTCGACGTGCaaacaaatactcaatgctTGAAGATGACGTACGGGCAGCCACCCAGCAAATATTGGTTGCCGGACAGTCATCCAAGGGTAGTACAGAGGGAAGCACTAAACCTCCGGACAGGCCAAGACCATCCGATCGAAGGCAAGAAGGGCCAAGCCACTCGGAAATGCCACCCCTCACACCACTCTCTATAACTTATGAGAAGCTTCTCCCTATGATCCAGAGCATGTCCGATTTCAGGTGGCCCAGACCCCTCGGATCGGATCCATCCAGGAGAGATCGTAGCAAAAAATGCGCTTACCATAAGGAGCACGGCCATACGACGGAGACGTGCAGAAGCCTCCAATATTTGGTGGAAAAGCTTATAAAGGCGGGTCATTTAAGGCAATACCTCCGGTCAGATGCTAGAGATGGAGATGCCTCCCGGGGCCGTGACTCTGGGGCCCCCATGGCTCCAGCCGCCCCCAAAGCCGTCATAAATTACATTAGTGGATGCCCGTCGGATGAAGAGCTCAATTCCAAGCGAAAAAGGCAGAGGATGTTGCGGGAAGCGATGGTGCGTGAGCGTATCAATTCTATCCGACCTGGGATAACCGAAGGGGGCCCGCACCCCATAGACGGGACAATCATTTTTCCTCCAGTAGACCCCGCGCGGATATTACGTTCGCACCGTGATGCCCTCATTCTATCCTTGGGAATAGACAAATTCGATGTAAGGCGCATCCTGATTGACCCAGGCAGCTCAGCTGATCTGGCGCAGGCATCAGTCATAAGCTGCATGGGACACAACTTAGTCGATCTCGAAAACCTTGGAAGGGTTTTATCCGGATTCAACGGAGCATCAACTATCTCGTTGGGAGACATTGTGCTGCCAGTCCAAGCTGGCCCAGTCACTCTCAACGTTCAATTTTCGATAGTACAAGATCTATCACCCTTCAATGTTATCTTGGAACGCACATGGCTACACTGTATGAAGGCCATCCCCTCCACATATCATCAGATGGTGAGCTTTCTCACTGAAGATGGGCAAATCAACCTATATGGCAGCCAACTAGCCGCTCGCCAATGCTACCAGATAGCAAGAGAAGTAGGGACCAGTCGGGAGAATGAACCCCTCCCCGAGTCCACCCATGCACTCGACCAATAG